Proteins from a genomic interval of Lolium perenne isolate Kyuss_39 chromosome 1, Kyuss_2.0, whole genome shotgun sequence:
- the LOC127339959 gene encoding uncharacterized protein translates to MASLRIDEAAGTGQFPAAVWRSDKANTFSAWSSRALAWELSVPAAFRDHEARYVDAHADRLTIHCTVDVLQHDSAVATRDCFVSVPPPPSISGDLHKLLRGNCLPDVTFIVEGTEIPAHKLVLAMRSSVFRAQFFYGDKEDMKKERSTRRLEIKIADMTVSTFRAMLYFIYTDEQPRPKKQACLVAMAQELLVAADLYGLERLRLMCEKILSENMDVDNVMMTLIQIHGRHSCWQLEACCIEFLASNPDVYGAVEATEEYKELEKDCAAFINEVTKKVARRAVARNSSPPSSSLQPHKSVSRYNPNALVRGRHDFVIENLPHAHERSCRRTCRDPSSVYTRVGHSYGHAHFATLESAATSHDGSLTVHGEVQVTSESRTSTAGAYVGAAIIVPPTELAWHLEQLLASQKGSDVKFLVEQCEIHAHKLVIAARSLALHKVVVESARNMAEDHVIINGMSSMVFKAMLHFIYTDELPPHLDSLVLSRDFVTVTGDLLGAACRFRLERMKRLCINLLAEKVTTVSNSLATLKVARCHNCPELEEYCRRYMALPHVANKLTETCISLFLDSQLV, encoded by the exons ATGGCCAGCCTCCGGATCGACGAGGCCGCCGGCACCGGCCAGTTCCCGGCCGCCGTCTGGCGGAGCGACAAGGCCAACACCTTCAGTGCCTGGTCTAGCCGCGCCCTCGCCTGGGAGCTCTCCGTCCCGGCGGCGTTCCGGGACCACGAGGCACGCTACGTGGACGCACACGCCGACCGCCTCACTATACACTGCACCGTCGACGTCCTCCAACACGACTCCGCCGTAGCCACTAGAGACTGCTTCGTTTCCGTGCCACCGCCGCCAAGCATCTCCGGGGACTTGCACAAGCTTCTCAGGGGCAACTGCCTGCCCGACGTGACTTTCATCGTCGAGGGCACCGAGATCCCGGCGCACAAGCTCGTTCTCGCGATGCGGTCGTCGGTCTTCCGCGCCCAGTTCTTCTACGGGGAcaaggaagacatgaagaaggagcGCAGCACGCGGCGCCTCGAGATCAAGATCGCCGACATGACCGTCTCGACCTTCAGGGCCATGCTCTACTTTATTTACACTGACGAGCAGCCTAGACCCAAGAAACAGGCATGCCTTGTTGCCATGGCGCAGGAGCTACTCGTGGCCGCGGATCTCTACGGCCTTGAGAGGTTGAGGCTCATGTGCGAGAAGATACTCTCCGAGAACATGGACGTCGACAATGTCATGATGACGCTGATCCAAATTCATGGCAGGCACAGCTGCTGGCAGCTCGAGGCTTGCTGCATCGAGTTCTTGGCGTCCAACCCGGACGTGTACGGTGCCGTGGAGGCCACGGAGGAGTACAAGGAGCTCGagaaagattgcgccgccttcaTAAACGAGGTGACAAAGAAAGTAGCGAGGCGTGCGGTGGCCCGCAACTCCTCCCCTCCTTCTTCCAGCCTGCAGCCACACAAGAGCGTGTCGAGGTATAACCCTAACGCGCTGGTCAGAGGCAGGCACGATTTCGTGATCGAGAATCTACCTCACGCTCATGAACGCTCCTGCCGCCGAACAT GTCGGGATCCGTCCTCCGTGTATACCAGGGTCGGGCACTCGTACGGCCATGCGCATTTCGCCACTCTGGAATCTGCCGCCACCTCACACGACGGCTCTCTCACCGTACACGGTGAAGTCCAGGTGACCAGCGAGTCCCGCACCAGCACCGCGGGCGCCTACGTCGGAGCAGCGATCATCGTGCCGCCGACCGAATTGGCATGGCATCTAGAGCAGCTGCTGGCGAGCCAAAAGGGGTCGGACGTCAAGTTCCTGGTCGAACAGTGTGAGATCCACGCGCACAAGCTCGTGATCGCCGCACGCTCGCTGGCCCTCCACAAAGTGGTGGTGGAGTCGGCGCGCAACATGGCCGAGGACCATGTGATTATCAACGGCATGAGCAGCATGGTTTTCAAGGCCATGCTCCACTTCATATACACCGACGAGCTGCCGCCTCATCTCGACAGCCTTGTCCTCTCCAGAGATTTCGTCACCGTGACCGGAGATCTGCTCGGTGCAGCGTGCCGGTTCCGCCTAGAGAGGATGAAGCGGCTGTGCATCAACTTGCTGGCTGAGAAAGTCACCACGGTGTCCAACTCGCTCGCCACTCTCAAGGTGGCCCGGTGTCACAACTGCCCGGAGCTAGAAGAATACTGCAGACGGTACATGGCGTTGCCTCACGTGGCCAACAAACTCACAGAAACTTGCATCAGCTTGTTTCTAGATTCTCAACTAGTTTAG